A genome region from Neptunomonas japonica JAMM 1380 includes the following:
- the tehB gene encoding tellurite resistance methyltransferase TehB, which yields MIADLNSRYGLNPAHSEVVDASKIIEPCDTLDMGCSNGRNAIYLSQLGFNTTAIDNNPGAIDMLQSIITQEGINNIKAQVYDINSASLDKDYGFIACTVTLMFVDPSRVDAVIADMQQHTDTGGYNLIVCAMSTEEHPCPVPFPFTLQTEQLREAYTGWELIKYNEDVGTMHNGAKLQFATLLAQKTE from the coding sequence GCTTAAATCCTGCCCATAGTGAAGTAGTCGATGCGAGTAAAATTATTGAGCCCTGTGATACCTTGGATATGGGCTGCTCGAATGGGCGCAATGCTATATACCTAAGTCAGCTCGGGTTCAATACTACCGCCATAGATAACAACCCTGGCGCCATTGATATGCTGCAAAGCATTATCACCCAAGAGGGTATAAATAATATTAAGGCACAGGTGTATGACATTAACAGTGCTAGCCTTGATAAAGACTATGGTTTTATTGCCTGTACTGTCACCTTAATGTTTGTCGACCCATCTCGTGTGGATGCAGTTATTGCCGATATGCAACAGCATACAGATACCGGCGGCTATAACCTGATTGTGTGCGCGATGAGCACAGAAGAACACCCATGCCCAGTGCCTTTCCCTTTTACTCTACAAACGGAGCAACTGCGGGAGGCTTATACAGGGTGGGAGCTTATTAAGTACAATGAAGATGTGGGCACTATGCACAATGGTGCGAAACTACAGTTTGCGACCCTATTGGCACAAAAGACTGAATAA